The Mycolicibacterium doricum genome includes a region encoding these proteins:
- a CDS encoding DUF998 domain-containing protein, which produces MTPRPRAAASSWILGAAAYLAAEAASASAYRPSYSYAHDFISDLGVPGQPLAALMNSAFAVQGVLFLLGAVLASGCRHRTLTALAAANAIGNILVGTVHAGDGAFHLVGAALAIVGGNAAAIAGAALLPGFRFRLTSRLLGAIGLLSLTVLGGQAWSGVEVLPAPVWERASVYPILMWQVFAAVAMLVALLPARRQHP; this is translated from the coding sequence ATGACCCCTCGACCCCGCGCCGCCGCAAGCTCCTGGATTCTCGGTGCTGCGGCGTATCTGGCCGCCGAGGCGGCCAGCGCCTCGGCGTACCGGCCGTCCTACAGCTACGCCCACGATTTCATCAGCGACCTCGGCGTGCCCGGTCAGCCTCTCGCCGCGCTGATGAACAGCGCGTTCGCCGTGCAGGGCGTCCTCTTTCTGCTGGGTGCGGTGCTGGCGAGCGGCTGCCGTCATCGGACATTGACGGCGCTCGCGGCGGCCAACGCGATCGGCAACATCCTGGTCGGGACTGTGCACGCGGGCGACGGCGCGTTCCATCTGGTCGGCGCGGCGCTCGCGATCGTCGGCGGCAACGCCGCGGCCATCGCCGGCGCGGCACTGCTGCCCGGTTTCCGGTTCCGGCTGACGTCCCGGTTGCTCGGCGCAATCGGATTGCTCAGCCTCACCGTGCTGGGAGGGCAGGCGTGGTCCGGTGTCGAGGTACTGCCCGCGCCGGTGTGGGAACGTGCGAGCGTCTACCCGATCCTGATGTGGCAGGTGTTCGCGGCCGTCGCGATGCTGGTGGCGCTACTGCCAGCGCGGCGTCAACACCCCTAG
- a CDS encoding 16S rRNA (uracil(1498)-N(3))-methyltransferase, translating into MRDLFYVDALPDAGDLAVVYGDAGFHATNVRRTRIGEHLDLGDGAGTVAHCVVEDVGKGRFTARVLERRVVARPTPAVTVVQAIPKSDRAELAVELATEAGADAVVPWQAARCVARWEEGKVDKGLRRWRAVARAASRQSRRAHIAPVDGVVSTAELVHRVSAEVADGATVLVLHESATGPLSGVDLTQAPALTLVVGPEGGIGDEELEALTAAGAVAVRLGPTVLRTSTAAAVGLGALGVLTPRWQ; encoded by the coding sequence GTGCGCGACCTCTTCTACGTCGATGCGCTGCCCGACGCCGGTGACCTGGCCGTGGTGTACGGCGACGCCGGATTCCACGCCACCAATGTGCGGCGCACCCGCATCGGTGAGCATCTCGACCTGGGCGACGGCGCAGGCACCGTGGCGCACTGTGTGGTCGAGGACGTCGGCAAGGGCAGGTTCACCGCCCGCGTGCTCGAACGCCGGGTGGTCGCTCGGCCCACTCCCGCGGTGACCGTCGTGCAGGCGATCCCCAAATCGGACCGCGCCGAGTTGGCGGTGGAGTTGGCCACCGAGGCCGGCGCCGACGCGGTGGTCCCGTGGCAGGCTGCCCGGTGCGTGGCCCGCTGGGAGGAGGGGAAGGTCGACAAGGGGTTGCGCCGCTGGCGTGCGGTGGCCCGCGCCGCGTCGCGGCAATCCCGCCGGGCCCACATCGCGCCGGTCGACGGTGTGGTGTCAACGGCCGAGTTGGTGCACCGAGTGAGCGCCGAGGTTGCCGACGGCGCGACGGTGCTGGTCCTGCACGAATCCGCCACGGGCCCGCTCAGCGGGGTGGACCTGACTCAGGCCCCGGCGCTGACCCTGGTCGTCGGGCCGGAGGGCGGTATCGGCGACGAGGAGCTCGAGGCCCTCACGGCGGCGGGGGCGGTGGCGGTCCGGCTCGGCCCGACGGTGTTGCGTACCTCGACCGCGGCGGCCGTCGGGTTGGGTGCCCTAGGGGTGTTGACGCCGCGCTGGCAGTAG